The Nitrospirota bacterium genomic sequence CGGCATCCAGGACCTTTCTGTGAAGGTTGCGCCGTTCAACAACAGGATTGCGATCGACCATCTGATGTGGTCGATAACAGAAGCAGCCCAGAGGGCGAAAAAGAAGGGATAATGCAAAGAATTTATTCAAGGAGGGATAGAGGCATGAAACGCAAGATAACGTTTCTTTCAGGAGTGCTTTTCTTCACGCTGATGGCATGCGCAGTCATTACGGTGAATATTTACTTCCCGGAGAAAGATGTCAAGGAAGCGTATAAGGCGCTTGAAAAAGAACTTATGGGAACAGACAAGAAAGAGGGAACAACACCGGCAGGCAAACCGGAAAGCTCCATACGTTTTGAATTCGTCAGTTCTGCGTATGCGCAGGAACCCGGCCTCTCCGAAAAGATAGCGGAAATCGTAAAAAAAATGCCGGACGTGGTTGATGCCTACGGGGAAATGGGTGCCAGAATCAATGCTATCGACCGGCTAAGAGGAAGCGGGGTTGTGGGTGAGGCAAACAACGGACTTCTGGTCCTCAGGGAAGGGACCATTTCGCCTGATGACAAAAAGCTCGTGGACATGGAGAATGCCGACAGAACGACGGTAATGAAGGGTATGACGAAAGCGATTATCAGAATCAACAGGGTGCCGGAAAATGAGGCGAATATGAAGCAGGTCATGCCTCAGGCAGTTGAGCAGTTTGCTGCGATCAGGCGTGATGCTGCCAAACAGGGGTGGTGGATTCAGAGTCCTGACGGGAACTGGGCCAGAAAATAAGTGCACAGAAACCCGAAGTGCAGGGGTATAATTGACATGATCCGGAAAAGGATTTTGAAAGGGATCGTGTTCTTTGTCCTGTCAGGATATCTCTGTCTCGACCTGTGTTTTCCCTTTGCGGTACATGCCACGTTCGAGAAGGCAGACAAGGTTGTAGTGATCAAGAGCAAACGGCTCATGATGCTGATGAAAGAATGTAAGATTGTCAGGGCATACCGGGTTGCCCTGGGGCAGCAACCTGTCGGACATAAAACCAAGTCCGGAGACAAAAAAACTCCTGAGGGAAAATATGTTCTGGATTCAAGAAAAACAGACAGCAAATTCCATCTGGCGATACATATTTCGTATCCGAACGGTGCTGATGTGGCAAATGCCGAGCAGCTCGGCGCAATGCCGGGCGGAGACATCATGATACACGGTTTGCCCAAAAAAATGCAGGATGTCGGCGAATTGCACAGACTGACTGACTGGACTGACGGATGTATTGCAGTGACGAATAAGGAGATGGAGGAGATCTGGAACCTTGTCCCGAACGGTACCCCGATAGAAATAAA encodes the following:
- a CDS encoding DUF1318 domain-containing protein, translated to MKRKITFLSGVLFFTLMACAVITVNIYFPEKDVKEAYKALEKELMGTDKKEGTTPAGKPESSIRFEFVSSAYAQEPGLSEKIAEIVKKMPDVVDAYGEMGARINAIDRLRGSGVVGEANNGLLVLREGTISPDDKKLVDMENADRTTVMKGMTKAIIRINRVPENEANMKQVMPQAVEQFAAIRRDAAKQGWWIQSPDGNWARK
- a CDS encoding L,D-transpeptidase family protein, giving the protein MKGIVFFVLSGYLCLDLCFPFAVHATFEKADKVVVIKSKRLMMLMKECKIVRAYRVALGQQPVGHKTKSGDKKTPEGKYVLDSRKTDSKFHLAIHISYPNGADVANAEQLGAMPGGDIMIHGLPKKMQDVGELHRLTDWTDGCIAVTNKEMEEIWNLVPNGTPIEIKP